GGCCGAGAAGGTGGCGCGGGCGCGGGCGGCGTGGGAGCAGATGGGCTGCGCGATGCCCTCGCCGTTCATGACGATGGGCGTGATGTCGCTCGCGTGCGTGCCGGAGCTGCGCCTCACGAACCGCGGCTACGTGAACTGCCTCACCTTTGAGATGGAGCCGCTGCTGGCCGAGTGACGCGGCCGCGGCGGCGCGGGAGCCCTACGCCTCGCGGCGCTCGTCGAGGAATCGGCAGAGCTCGCGGAAGCGCCCCTCGCTCAGCGCGGAGCGCGGGACGTAGGCGTAGCGGCCCTCCCCGAAGCCGGCCACCACGCACTCGGCGGTGTGGTAGACCGTCCGCAGGTCGGAGAGGTCGAAGCTGCCAATCGGGCCCCGCTCGCTCTCGACGTGGACGGCGTCCTCGGTGACGGCGACGTGGCGGCGCTCGCCGCCCTCGGCGGGCGCGAGCGTGGTCTTGCGCGCGTAGCCGGTCAGGACGCGGCTCCAGTTGCCCGTCGCCACGATGCACACGAGCGCCACGGCGAAGCTCGCGTACAGCGCGACGCTGTCCGTCCCAACGAGGAGCGCGGCAAGCACGATGCCCAGCAGGGGCACGACGGAGACCAGCTTGAGCGCCGTCGGCACGCGCGGGGCGAGCATCTCCACCGCACGCGCAAAGCTGAGCTCGCCGTAGTCAAAGGACGCCGAGAAGAGCGTGCGCCCGTACTTGGAGTCGTCAAAGCGAAACGCCTCGGCGTCCCTCTCGCCGTCCCGGCGGCGCGCCGCGGCCCTTGCGCCCCTCTTTGCCATGAGGTCTCCCATCTCTCGTCTCACCCGACGAATCGTAGCGCATGTGGGCGCGCCCGGCTTGTGGAGGGGTTGTCGACGAGTTGTGCTCGGCCGGTGAAACGGACCGTTCACCGGCATCTCGCGTCTAGACGGGCTCCCCTGGGAAATGATACTCACTGCGCAGGGAGCGAGCGCACGACGAGATTGGTCGCGTGCGCACGCACTGTAAAGCTTATGGCTTGGCAGCTGCCGAAGTGGAGGCCCTCGGGACACGTCCCGCAGGGCCTCCGTCTATTGCGGGGGAGGTCGGACCTCCCGTCACGCGTCCCAGACCACGGCCTCGTAGGGGCGCAGCGTGCCGTCGGACGGGGCGTCGGCATAGTTGCCGATAAGGACCTCGGCGCCCGCGCACCCCAGGTCCGCCAGCGCGCACGGCTCCTCGTCGAAGGAGCAGGCGACCACGAGGCGCCGCTCGCCCAGCGTGCGCTCGAACGCGATCGCCGCGGGAGCCCCCACCCCCGCGTCCAGGAAGCGGATGTCGCCGAGGGCGAGCACGTCGCTCGTGTGGCGCAATTCGATCAGGCGGCGGTAGAACTCGAACAGGGAGCCGCTCACGCCCACCTCCGCCTCGGCGTTCACGCGCGCCGCCGACGCCGGGACCCCCAGCCAGGGCGTGCCGGAGGTGAAGCCGGCGTTTGGGCCGGCCGTCCACTGCATGGGCGTACGGCCGTTGTCGCGCGAGCGCTCGTTCACCACGTGCAGCGCCTCCTCCGGCGTCGACCCCCGGTCGAGCAGCATGCGGTAGGCGTTCTTGCTCTCAACGTCGTCGAACTCCTCGATGGAGCCGTAGCCGGCGTTGGTCATGCCCAGCTCGTCGCCCTGGTAGACG
Above is a genomic segment from Olsenella timonensis containing:
- a CDS encoding YcxB family protein; amino-acid sequence: MAKRGARAAARRRDGERDAEAFRFDDSKYGRTLFSASFDYGELSFARAVEMLAPRVPTALKLVSVVPLLGIVLAALLVGTDSVALYASFAVALVCIVATGNWSRVLTGYARKTTLAPAEGGERRHVAVTEDAVHVESERGPIGSFDLSDLRTVYHTAECVVAGFGEGRYAYVPRSALSEGRFRELCRFLDERREA